The following proteins are co-located in the Mycolicibacterium goodii genome:
- a CDS encoding YidH family protein translates to MSSRDQDRPGDPAAEQEPDYRFTLANERTFLAWIRTALALIAGGIAVVQFVPSFGIPGVRHGLSIALTAGGGLLAALAVRRWQRVQAAIRRDEDLPPTHVPLLLGGAIFLVTVSVVVVLIVWPPAGQ, encoded by the coding sequence GTGAGTTCCCGCGATCAGGACCGACCGGGTGACCCGGCGGCCGAGCAGGAGCCCGACTACCGCTTCACGCTGGCCAACGAGCGGACGTTTCTGGCGTGGATCCGGACCGCACTGGCGTTGATCGCCGGTGGGATCGCCGTCGTGCAGTTCGTGCCGTCGTTCGGGATTCCCGGGGTGCGCCATGGTCTCAGCATTGCGCTGACCGCGGGCGGCGGATTGCTGGCTGCCCTGGCGGTGCGGCGGTGGCAACGCGTCCAGGCGGCCATTCGCCGCGACGAGGATCTACCACCCACCCATGTCCCGCTGTTGTTGGGCGGTGCGATCTTCCTGGTCACCGTTTCGGTGGTCGTGGTGTTGATCGTGTGGCCGCCGGCCGGGCAGTGA
- a CDS encoding glycoside hydrolase family 6 protein, with amino-acid sequence MKSSAARTATRWIAPLFAVTALAGAGALAQPVHPGAVIEVHLASDGNPLAGQTFYVDPNSKAMRAAKSDPSPELQMIANTPHAYWMDNVSTFAVDAKYIQTAQAAGTMPILALYGIPNRDCGSYAAGGFGSAAAYRGWIDGVAGAIGSGPAAVILEPDALAMADCLSADQRQERFDLIRYAVDTLTRNPATAVYVDAGHSRWVKAEDMAARLNDVGVAKARGFSLNTANFFTTEEEIGYGEAISGLTNGAHYVIDTSRNGVGPVDSDSWCNPPGRALGSPPTTATAGPHADAYLWVKRPGESDGSCNGQPSAGTFVSQYAIDLARNAGR; translated from the coding sequence GTGAAGTCCTCAGCTGCACGTACAGCCACGCGATGGATCGCCCCGCTCTTTGCCGTGACAGCGCTCGCCGGTGCCGGTGCGCTCGCGCAACCGGTGCATCCCGGTGCCGTGATCGAGGTGCACCTCGCCAGCGACGGCAACCCGCTGGCCGGGCAGACGTTCTACGTCGACCCGAACTCGAAGGCGATGCGTGCCGCCAAGAGCGACCCCAGCCCCGAGCTGCAGATGATCGCGAACACGCCGCACGCGTACTGGATGGACAACGTGTCGACGTTCGCGGTCGACGCCAAGTACATCCAGACGGCGCAGGCCGCCGGCACCATGCCGATCCTGGCGCTGTACGGCATCCCGAACCGCGACTGCGGCAGCTATGCGGCGGGCGGCTTCGGTTCGGCCGCGGCGTACCGGGGGTGGATCGACGGGGTCGCCGGCGCGATCGGGTCCGGCCCGGCCGCGGTGATCCTCGAACCCGACGCGCTCGCGATGGCCGACTGCCTGTCCGCTGACCAGCGGCAGGAACGCTTCGACCTGATCCGCTACGCCGTCGACACCCTGACCCGCAACCCGGCCACGGCCGTGTACGTCGACGCGGGGCACTCCCGTTGGGTGAAGGCCGAGGACATGGCCGCCCGGCTCAACGACGTCGGGGTGGCCAAGGCGCGGGGCTTCTCCCTCAACACCGCGAACTTCTTCACCACCGAGGAGGAGATCGGCTACGGCGAGGCGATCTCGGGCCTCACCAACGGCGCGCACTACGTGATCGACACGTCACGCAACGGGGTGGGCCCCGTCGACAGTGACTCGTGGTGCAACCCGCCGGGCCGGGCACTCGGCTCCCCGCCGACCACCGCGACCGCAGGCCCGCACGCGGATGCCTACCTGTGGGTGAAGCGGCCCGGTGAGTCCGACGGATCCTGCAACGGGCAACCCTCGGCGGGCACATTCGTCAGCCAGTACGCGATCGACCTCGCGCGCAACGCCGGACGGTAG
- a CDS encoding SDR family NAD(P)-dependent oxidoreductase, translating into MELTGQTALVTGGTSGIGLESARLIAAEGAEVVITGRDRQRGERAAADIGANARFVPADLGDMDSVANLIAEAGDLDILVNNAGIYPQAMTFDQDVAGFQQLFDTNVRGTYFLVAAAAKGMVRRERGSIVNITTLAAHKGFPGTSVYAATKAALDSLTRTWAAEFGAKGVRVNSVSPGPTRTPTTLEQLGDFIDEVAAGLPLRRTAGPEEIAQAVLFLASPRASFVTGSTLYVDGGGSAV; encoded by the coding sequence ATGGAACTCACGGGACAGACCGCGCTCGTCACCGGCGGTACAAGTGGCATCGGTTTGGAATCGGCACGCCTGATCGCCGCCGAAGGCGCCGAGGTGGTGATCACCGGACGGGATCGGCAGCGCGGTGAGCGGGCCGCCGCCGACATCGGCGCAAACGCCCGGTTCGTGCCTGCCGACCTCGGTGACATGGATTCGGTGGCCAACCTGATCGCCGAGGCCGGCGATCTCGACATCCTGGTCAACAACGCGGGGATCTATCCCCAGGCGATGACCTTCGACCAGGATGTGGCGGGTTTCCAGCAGTTGTTCGACACCAACGTCCGCGGCACGTACTTCCTGGTGGCCGCGGCCGCCAAGGGGATGGTGCGGCGCGAACGCGGCAGCATCGTCAACATCACCACGCTCGCGGCCCACAAGGGTTTCCCAGGTACCTCGGTGTACGCCGCCACCAAGGCGGCGCTGGACTCGCTGACCCGCACGTGGGCGGCCGAGTTCGGCGCCAAAGGCGTTCGGGTGAACAGTGTTTCGCCCGGGCCGACGCGGACACCCACCACTCTGGAGCAGCTCGGCGATTTCATCGACGAGGTCGCCGCCGGATTGCCGTTGCGCCGCACCGCCGGCCCCGAGGAGATCGCGCAGGCGGTGTTGTTCCTGGCCTCCCCGCGCGCCAGTTTCGTCACCGGTTCGACGTTGTACGTCGACGGCGGTGGATCGGCGGTATGA
- a CDS encoding fused (3R)-hydroxyacyl-ACP dehydratase subunits HadA/HadB produces the protein MTAPADTSTLESRVGHYYQMEDTYLVGREKVREYARAVQDYHPVHWNLAAAADSGHPGLVAPLTFTSAPAMACNQRMFESVVVGYDMYLQTEEVFEQHRPICEGDELRIDIELTSVRRIAGRDLITVTNTFTDTAGEVVHTLHTTVVGITAEDVDPAIRPAVYGVMMHGINMLGVEEIDAPYVKTVRPEGELRIAQGGATRTPSSLSFDDLKVGDELPARATRLSRGDLVNYAGVAGDANPLHWDENIAKLAGQPDVIAHGMLTMGLGAGFLSSWTGDPAAVTRYAVRLSQPAVVPAEGTEIEYSGRIKSLDPETRSGVVIVAAKSAGRKIFGLATANVRFS, from the coding sequence ATGACCGCACCAGCAGATACGTCCACGCTCGAATCGCGGGTCGGCCACTACTACCAGATGGAAGACACCTATCTGGTGGGCCGTGAGAAGGTACGCGAGTACGCCCGCGCCGTGCAGGACTACCACCCCGTGCACTGGAATCTCGCCGCCGCGGCCGACTCGGGCCACCCCGGGCTGGTTGCGCCGCTGACGTTCACCTCGGCGCCCGCCATGGCCTGCAACCAGCGCATGTTCGAGTCGGTCGTCGTCGGTTACGACATGTATCTGCAGACCGAAGAGGTCTTCGAGCAGCACCGCCCGATCTGCGAGGGCGACGAACTGCGCATCGACATCGAGTTGACGTCGGTGCGCCGGATCGCCGGACGCGACCTGATCACCGTCACCAACACCTTCACCGACACCGCGGGCGAGGTCGTGCACACGCTGCACACCACGGTGGTCGGGATCACCGCCGAGGACGTCGACCCGGCCATCCGGCCTGCCGTGTACGGCGTGATGATGCACGGCATCAACATGCTCGGCGTCGAGGAGATCGACGCTCCGTATGTGAAGACGGTGCGGCCCGAGGGCGAACTGCGCATCGCCCAAGGCGGTGCCACCCGCACCCCGTCGTCGCTGTCGTTCGACGACCTGAAGGTCGGCGACGAACTCCCGGCCCGCGCGACCCGCCTGTCCCGCGGCGACCTGGTCAACTACGCCGGTGTGGCAGGCGACGCCAACCCGCTGCACTGGGACGAGAACATCGCCAAGCTCGCCGGCCAACCCGACGTGATCGCCCACGGCATGCTCACCATGGGTCTGGGCGCCGGGTTCCTGTCGTCGTGGACGGGTGATCCGGCTGCCGTCACGCGCTACGCGGTGCGGTTGTCGCAGCCCGCGGTGGTGCCCGCCGAGGGCACCGAGATCGAGTACAGCGGCCGCATCAAGTCGCTGGACCCGGAGACCCGCAGCGGCGTCGTGATCGTCGCCGCGAAGTCCGCAGGCCGCAAGATCTTCGGGTTGGCGACGGCCAACGTCCGCTTCAGCTGA
- the glpK gene encoding glycerol kinase GlpK translates to MTERYIAALDQGTTSTRCIVYDHHGRLVSVAQREHRQYYPRPGWVEHDPTEIWDIVRRIVPQALADADVDARQIIALGITNQRETTVVWDRHTGKPAHRAIVWQDNRTAGLLPDIATELGDGTLLARSGLPLATYFSGPKLRWLLDGDRDLRARAENGDLLFGTVDSWLLWNLTGGIDGGVHVTDVTNASRTMLMNLETLDWDDELLAAMHVPRRMMPEIRPNTGPFPATVDPIAGVPIAAVIGDQQASLFGQTAFDPGEAKCTFGTGSFVLLNTGSDIVRSHRGLLTTVARKFDDEPAVYALEGSVAVAGALVAWSRDNLGLVKTPAEIETLARTVDDNGGCYIVPAFSGLYSPYWATEARGLVVGLTSYVTKGHIARAVLEATAWQIRDVIDAMKCDSDIAVRSLHVDGGMTADNLLMQLVADILDAPVVRPMMAETVALGAAYAAGLAAGYWSDRAVLRSNWRRAAEWRPGMDPARRQRELDDWHRAVQLAISWGDGRVGAS, encoded by the coding sequence GTGACCGAGCGCTACATCGCCGCGCTCGACCAGGGAACCACCTCAACCCGCTGCATCGTCTACGACCACCACGGCAGGTTGGTTTCGGTCGCGCAGCGCGAACACCGCCAGTACTACCCGCGACCGGGCTGGGTCGAGCACGATCCGACCGAGATCTGGGACATCGTGCGACGGATCGTCCCGCAGGCCCTCGCCGACGCCGACGTCGATGCCCGCCAGATCATCGCGCTGGGCATCACCAACCAGCGCGAGACCACCGTGGTGTGGGACCGCCACACCGGCAAACCCGCGCACCGGGCAATCGTGTGGCAGGACAACCGAACTGCCGGTCTGCTGCCCGACATCGCGACCGAACTCGGCGACGGAACTTTGCTCGCCCGCAGCGGACTGCCGCTGGCGACCTACTTCTCCGGGCCGAAACTGCGTTGGCTGTTGGACGGCGATCGTGACCTGCGCGCCCGCGCCGAGAACGGCGATCTGCTGTTCGGAACCGTCGACTCGTGGTTGCTGTGGAACCTCACCGGCGGCATCGACGGCGGTGTCCACGTCACCGACGTGACCAATGCCAGCCGCACGATGCTGATGAACTTGGAAACCCTGGACTGGGACGACGAACTGCTCGCCGCCATGCACGTCCCGCGCCGCATGATGCCCGAGATCCGGCCCAACACCGGACCGTTCCCGGCGACCGTCGATCCCATCGCGGGTGTCCCGATCGCCGCGGTGATCGGCGATCAGCAGGCATCCCTGTTCGGCCAGACCGCATTTGATCCCGGCGAGGCCAAGTGCACGTTCGGCACCGGCAGCTTCGTGCTGCTCAACACCGGCAGCGACATCGTCCGGTCACATCGCGGACTGCTCACCACCGTGGCGCGCAAGTTCGACGACGAACCCGCGGTGTACGCCCTTGAGGGATCGGTTGCGGTGGCCGGTGCGCTGGTCGCGTGGTCACGCGACAACCTCGGGCTGGTCAAGACCCCCGCCGAGATCGAGACGCTGGCGCGCACCGTCGACGACAACGGCGGCTGTTACATCGTGCCGGCCTTCTCCGGCCTGTACTCGCCGTACTGGGCGACCGAGGCGCGGGGCCTGGTGGTGGGGCTGACGTCCTATGTCACCAAGGGCCACATCGCCAGAGCCGTGCTGGAAGCCACCGCATGGCAGATCCGCGACGTCATCGACGCGATGAAATGCGACTCCGACATCGCGGTGCGGTCACTGCACGTCGACGGCGGTATGACGGCCGACAACCTGCTGATGCAACTCGTCGCCGACATCCTCGACGCGCCGGTGGTGCGACCGATGATGGCCGAAACCGTCGCTCTCGGAGCGGCTTACGCGGCCGGGCTGGCCGCGGGCTACTGGTCCGACCGCGCGGTGCTGCGGTCGAACTGGCGCCGCGCCGCCGAATGGCGGCCCGGCATGGACCCCGCGCGTCGCCAACGCGAACTCGACGACTGGCACCGCGCCGTACAACTGGCCATCAGCTGGGGCGACGGGCGCGTCGGCGCCTCGTGA
- a CDS encoding IclR family transcriptional regulator, which yields MLKLVPGTVQSVERAAAILQLLGVEDESLGLVQIAGALGLAKGTAHGLLRTLHGVGFVEQDESGRYRLGPDLFHLGSTQLDLNELKARALNWADALAARTGEAVRVAAFRAGRAVVAHHVFRADATAQVLEVGSTVPLHASALGKVLLAFDPGAARSLGALESLTYRTITNRAQLQHELADTRDRGWAASVEEEQPGFASIAAPIRDRGGYVVASIGISGDVERLCDHRARPLERLAELVVRAGRSVSREFGHGREL from the coding sequence ATGCTGAAGCTTGTGCCAGGCACTGTGCAGTCCGTGGAACGGGCCGCGGCGATATTGCAGTTACTCGGGGTCGAAGACGAGTCCCTCGGGCTCGTTCAGATCGCAGGTGCGCTCGGATTGGCGAAAGGCACCGCGCACGGGTTGTTGCGTACCCTGCACGGCGTCGGTTTCGTCGAGCAGGACGAATCCGGGCGGTATCGACTCGGTCCCGACCTGTTCCATCTCGGTTCCACCCAACTCGATCTCAACGAGCTCAAGGCGCGGGCCCTGAACTGGGCCGACGCGTTGGCCGCGCGGACCGGGGAGGCCGTGCGTGTCGCGGCGTTCCGGGCCGGCCGGGCGGTCGTGGCCCACCACGTGTTCCGCGCCGACGCCACCGCCCAGGTGCTGGAGGTCGGCTCGACCGTGCCGCTGCACGCCAGCGCGTTGGGCAAGGTGCTGCTGGCCTTCGATCCCGGTGCGGCCCGCAGCCTGGGCGCCCTGGAGAGCCTGACGTACCGGACCATCACCAACCGGGCCCAGCTGCAGCACGAACTGGCCGACACCCGCGACCGGGGCTGGGCCGCGTCGGTCGAAGAGGAGCAACCCGGCTTCGCGAGCATCGCCGCACCGATCCGGGACCGCGGCGGCTACGTCGTGGCCAGCATCGGGATCAGCGGTGACGTCGAACGGCTCTGCGACCACCGGGCCCGGCCCCTGGAGCGGCTCGCCGAACTCGTGGTGCGCGCGGGCCGCTCGGTGTCCCGCGAATTCGGTCACGGGCGGGAACTGTGA
- a CDS encoding MIP/aquaporin family protein: MSRRTIVGELCAEFAGTLILILFGVGVVAQVVTGDGTLGDHDSISWGWGLGVILGVYTAARISGAHLNPAVTLAMAVFRDFPWRKVLPFSVAQLLGAFAAALIVRVTYSEAITNVDPGHTIATQGIFSTLPGNGALPISQGTALLDQIVGTAILLFLVMALTDARNHGPWTRLAPVIIGLVVVGIGMAWGTNAGYAINPARDLGPRLASFITGYSTAFQDQYGMLYFWVPIVGPLIGALVGAGAYRYLIERFLPDEPPVLDDETPRPATASAV, from the coding sequence ATGTCACGACGAACCATCGTCGGAGAACTCTGCGCCGAGTTCGCCGGCACCCTCATCCTCATCCTGTTCGGAGTCGGCGTGGTCGCGCAGGTCGTCACCGGTGACGGGACGCTGGGTGACCACGATTCGATCTCGTGGGGCTGGGGTCTCGGCGTCATCCTCGGCGTCTACACCGCGGCCCGGATCAGCGGCGCCCACCTCAACCCGGCCGTCACCCTGGCGATGGCGGTGTTCCGGGACTTCCCGTGGCGCAAGGTACTTCCGTTCAGCGTCGCTCAGCTACTCGGCGCCTTCGCCGCCGCGTTGATCGTGCGCGTCACCTACAGCGAAGCCATCACCAACGTCGACCCCGGTCACACGATCGCCACGCAGGGCATCTTCTCGACGCTTCCCGGCAACGGCGCACTGCCCATCAGCCAGGGCACCGCGCTGCTCGATCAGATCGTCGGCACCGCGATCCTGCTGTTCCTCGTGATGGCCCTGACCGACGCCCGCAACCACGGTCCGTGGACGCGGCTCGCCCCGGTGATCATCGGACTCGTCGTGGTGGGGATCGGTATGGCGTGGGGCACCAACGCGGGCTACGCGATCAACCCCGCACGCGACCTCGGTCCGCGGTTGGCCTCGTTCATCACCGGCTACAGCACGGCGTTTCAGGATCAGTACGGGATGCTCTATTTCTGGGTGCCCATTGTCGGACCGCTGATCGGCGCACTCGTCGGGGCCGGCGCCTACCGATACCTGATCGAACGCTTCCTGCCCGACGAGCCACCTGTACTCGACGACGAAACTCCCCGTCCCGCAACCGCATCCGCGGTCTGA
- the glpK gene encoding glycerol kinase GlpK: MADFVGAIDQGTTSTRFMIFDHAGNEVARHQLEHEQILPRPGWVEHNPVEIWERSSSSLQSALNTAKLQPSDLAALGVTNQRETTVVWNRRTGRPYYNAIVWQDTRTDSIAAALDRDGRGDVIREKAGLPPATYFSGGKIQWILENVPGVREDAEMGEALFGTTDSWLLWNLTGGPAGGVHVTDVTNASRTMLMDLETLDWDDELLGFFGVPRAMLPQIRPSSDPAGYGTTASSRPYGGIPLTGDLGDQQAAMFGQVCFAPGEAKNTYGTGNFLLLNTGTTPVRSKNGLLTTVCYRLGDDAPVYALEGSIAVTGSAVQWLRDQMHVIDTAAESESLARLVDDNGGVYFVPAFSGLFAPYWRSDARGAIVGLSRYNTNAHLARATLESICYQSRDVAEAMEADSGVHLDVLKVDGGVTVNDLCMQMQADILGVPVSRPVVAETTALGAAYAAGLAVGFWRNTDELRENWNESHRWSPQWSEEQRTTGYAGWRKAVERTLDWVEVQ; the protein is encoded by the coding sequence ATGGCTGACTTCGTCGGCGCCATCGACCAGGGCACCACCTCGACCCGATTCATGATCTTCGACCATGCCGGCAACGAGGTGGCCCGCCACCAGCTCGAGCACGAACAGATCCTGCCGCGTCCCGGCTGGGTCGAGCACAACCCCGTCGAGATCTGGGAGCGGTCGAGTTCGTCGCTGCAGAGCGCACTCAACACCGCCAAGCTGCAACCGAGTGACCTTGCCGCGCTCGGGGTCACGAACCAGCGCGAGACCACCGTGGTGTGGAACCGGCGGACCGGCAGGCCGTACTACAACGCGATCGTGTGGCAGGACACCCGCACCGATTCGATCGCGGCGGCACTCGACCGCGACGGCCGCGGCGACGTGATCCGCGAGAAGGCCGGCCTGCCGCCGGCAACCTACTTCTCGGGCGGCAAGATCCAGTGGATCCTGGAGAACGTGCCGGGCGTCCGTGAGGACGCCGAGATGGGCGAGGCGCTGTTCGGCACCACCGATTCGTGGCTGCTGTGGAACCTCACCGGCGGACCCGCGGGCGGCGTGCACGTCACCGATGTGACCAACGCCAGCCGCACCATGCTGATGGATCTGGAAACCCTCGACTGGGACGACGAACTGCTCGGCTTCTTCGGGGTGCCCCGCGCGATGCTGCCGCAGATCCGCCCGTCGTCGGATCCGGCCGGTTACGGCACCACGGCGAGTTCCCGTCCGTACGGCGGGATTCCGCTCACCGGCGACCTCGGCGACCAGCAGGCCGCCATGTTCGGGCAGGTGTGTTTCGCGCCCGGCGAGGCCAAGAACACCTACGGCACCGGCAATTTCCTGTTGCTCAACACCGGCACCACCCCGGTGCGCAGCAAGAACGGTCTGCTCACCACGGTCTGCTACCGCCTGGGCGACGACGCACCGGTCTACGCACTGGAAGGGTCAATCGCCGTGACCGGTTCGGCCGTGCAGTGGCTGCGCGACCAGATGCATGTCATCGACACCGCGGCCGAGAGCGAATCCCTGGCCCGCCTGGTCGACGACAACGGCGGTGTCTACTTCGTGCCCGCCTTCTCCGGACTGTTCGCACCGTACTGGCGCAGCGACGCCCGCGGGGCGATCGTGGGGCTGAGCCGCTACAACACCAACGCGCATCTGGCGCGCGCGACGCTGGAGTCGATCTGCTACCAGAGCCGCGACGTCGCCGAGGCCATGGAGGCCGATTCCGGTGTGCACCTCGATGTGTTGAAGGTCGACGGCGGCGTGACGGTCAACGACCTGTGCATGCAGATGCAGGCCGACATCCTCGGTGTGCCGGTGAGCCGCCCGGTGGTCGCCGAGACCACCGCGCTCGGTGCCGCATACGCCGCGGGTCTGGCCGTCGGGTTCTGGCGCAATACCGACGAATTGCGCGAGAACTGGAACGAATCCCACCGTTGGTCGCCGCAGTGGAGCGAGGAGCAGCGCACGACCGGCTACGCGGGCTGGCGCAAAGCCGTTGAGCGCACGCTGGATTGGGTTGAGGTGCAGTGA
- a CDS encoding glycerol-3-phosphate dehydrogenase/oxidase, with protein MNAHPLGPDQRAEALGRLGSDEFDVLVVGGGVVGAGAALDAATRGLRVGLVEARDYASGTSSRSSKLFHGGLRYLEQFNFSLVFEALRERSLVLNTLCPHLARPVPFIYPLRTRFDRAYAGLGIGVYDAMGAGRGVPGHHEHLGRGRTLESFPSGSSAIRGAIRFYEGQVDDARHTLTLVRTAAHFGASCANSTRVTGFLRDGDRVVGARVRDLEGGAEFDVRARQVINATGVWTDETQGMAGGRGQFRVRASKGVHLVVPRDRINSSTGIITRTEKSLLFVIPWGSHWIVGTTDTDWSLDLAHPAASRADIEYLLGHVNTLLADPLTEDDVVGVYAGLRPLLAGESDSTSKLSREHAVAGPVAGLTVIAGGKYTTYRVMAKDAVDLAVAGLGRPVPASCTERVPLLGADGYPAVWNARRRTAEDTGLDVATIEHLLGRYGTLTGELLDIVTQRPELGAPLSGAPEYLQVEAYYAATHEGARHLEDVLTRRTRISIEVPDRGTVAAREVAGLIAPVLGWSRDDIAREIEHYDARVAAERESQHQLDDDTADAARLGAPDVRVGIG; from the coding sequence GTGAACGCACATCCGTTGGGGCCGGACCAGCGCGCCGAGGCGCTCGGCCGGTTGGGCAGCGACGAGTTCGACGTGCTCGTCGTCGGGGGCGGTGTGGTGGGCGCGGGTGCGGCCCTCGACGCCGCCACCCGCGGTCTGCGGGTCGGCCTGGTCGAGGCACGCGACTACGCCTCGGGCACGTCGAGCCGGTCGAGCAAGCTGTTCCACGGCGGGCTGCGCTACCTCGAGCAGTTCAACTTCTCGCTGGTCTTCGAGGCGCTGCGGGAGCGATCTCTGGTGCTCAACACGCTGTGTCCCCATCTGGCGCGCCCGGTGCCGTTCATCTATCCACTGCGGACGCGGTTCGACCGCGCCTACGCGGGTTTGGGGATCGGCGTCTACGACGCCATGGGTGCCGGACGCGGCGTGCCCGGACACCACGAGCATCTGGGCCGCGGGCGGACCCTGGAGTCGTTCCCGTCGGGCAGTTCGGCGATCCGTGGCGCGATCCGCTTCTACGAGGGGCAGGTCGACGACGCCCGGCACACCTTGACGTTGGTCCGCACGGCCGCGCACTTCGGGGCGTCGTGCGCGAACAGCACCCGGGTGACGGGGTTCTTGCGCGACGGCGACCGTGTCGTCGGCGCCCGGGTTCGCGACCTGGAGGGCGGAGCCGAATTCGACGTCCGCGCACGGCAGGTCATCAACGCGACCGGGGTGTGGACGGATGAGACGCAGGGCATGGCCGGTGGTCGGGGCCAGTTCCGGGTGCGGGCCTCCAAGGGTGTGCATCTGGTGGTGCCGCGCGATCGGATCAATTCGTCGACCGGCATCATCACCCGCACCGAGAAGAGCCTGCTGTTCGTGATCCCGTGGGGCAGCCACTGGATCGTCGGCACCACCGACACCGACTGGTCACTGGATCTGGCGCATCCGGCCGCCAGCCGCGCCGACATCGAGTACCTGCTCGGGCACGTCAACACGCTGCTCGCCGATCCGCTCACCGAGGACGACGTCGTCGGTGTGTACGCCGGTCTGCGCCCGCTGCTGGCCGGCGAGTCGGACTCGACCAGCAAGCTGTCCCGCGAGCACGCGGTCGCCGGCCCGGTTGCGGGTCTCACGGTCATCGCCGGCGGCAAGTACACCACCTACCGTGTGATGGCCAAGGACGCAGTCGATCTCGCGGTGGCCGGGCTCGGCCGTCCGGTGCCTGCGTCGTGCACCGAACGGGTGCCCCTGCTCGGTGCCGACGGGTATCCGGCCGTCTGGAACGCGCGCCGCCGCACCGCCGAGGACACCGGGTTGGACGTCGCGACCATCGAGCATCTGCTGGGCCGCTACGGGACGTTGACCGGCGAGTTGCTCGACATCGTCACGCAGCGCCCCGAACTCGGCGCGCCGCTGTCGGGTGCGCCCGAGTATCTCCAGGTCGAGGCGTACTACGCGGCCACCCATGAAGGGGCCCGGCACCTGGAGGATGTGCTGACCCGGCGGACGCGGATCTCGATCGAGGTGCCCGACCGCGGCACGGTCGCCGCGCGTGAGGTCGCCGGCCTGATCGCACCGGTGCTCGGGTGGAGTCGGGACGACATCGCCAGGGAGATCGAGCATTACGATGCGCGGGTGGCCGCGGAGCGGGAGTCCCAACACCAGCTCGACGACGACACCGCCGACGCCGCTCGCCTCGGCGCGCCGGACGTGCGGGTCGGTATCGGGTGA
- a CDS encoding SRPBCC family protein: MPVTDVQHDLDALTLTITADFAAPVARIWQVYADPRQLEKIWGPPSHPATVVDHDLRVGARVTYFMTGPEGEKYAGYWEITGVDEPHSFSFLDGFADEDFNPNPDLPVSTNVFTFTEHNGGTRATYVSTYASAEALQQVLDMGVVEGASSAINQIDDLITG; this comes from the coding sequence ATGCCCGTCACCGATGTCCAGCACGACCTCGACGCACTCACCCTGACCATCACCGCCGACTTCGCGGCACCGGTGGCCCGCATCTGGCAGGTCTATGCCGATCCGCGCCAACTGGAGAAGATCTGGGGCCCGCCGAGCCACCCGGCCACCGTGGTCGACCACGATCTCCGTGTCGGCGCCCGCGTCACCTACTTCATGACCGGCCCGGAGGGCGAGAAGTACGCCGGCTACTGGGAGATCACCGGCGTCGATGAGCCGCACAGCTTTTCGTTCCTCGACGGGTTCGCCGACGAGGACTTCAACCCGAATCCCGACCTGCCGGTGTCGACGAACGTCTTCACCTTCACCGAGCACAACGGCGGCACCCGCGCGACCTATGTGAGCACCTACGCGTCCGCCGAGGCGCTGCAGCAGGTGCTCGACATGGGCGTCGTCGAGGGCGCGTCGTCGGCGATCAACCAGATCGACGACCTGATCACGGGCTGA
- a CDS encoding ArsR/SmtB family transcription factor: MTTLDEDRADALFHALADRTRRDIMRRVLAGEQSVSALASKYDVSFAAVQKHVAVLEKAGLLTKRRRGREQLASGDVAAVRSVGQLLAELEQIWRGRIARIDELIASDPKEN, encoded by the coding sequence GTGACCACGCTCGACGAGGACCGAGCCGACGCGCTCTTCCACGCGCTCGCCGACCGCACACGGCGCGACATCATGCGCCGCGTGCTGGCCGGAGAGCAATCGGTCTCCGCGCTTGCCTCCAAGTACGACGTGAGCTTCGCAGCGGTACAGAAACACGTTGCGGTACTGGAGAAAGCCGGCCTGCTGACCAAACGCCGCCGCGGTCGCGAGCAGCTCGCCAGCGGCGACGTGGCGGCAGTGCGGTCGGTAGGGCAGCTGCTCGCCGAGCTGGAACAGATCTGGCGCGGCCGCATCGCGCGTATCGACGAACTCATCGCATCCGACCCCAAGGAGAACTGA
- a CDS encoding DUF202 domain-containing protein produces MRNYLIDSGLQAERTRLAWRRSVMSLVVASLVCLRGLTRVTGASAIFYVAVALSCIVIVSVVCIRRSRVVEAALRVGRALPGGAALCMFAGACSVSAMSAIAILASSLR; encoded by the coding sequence GTGAGGAACTATCTGATCGATTCCGGCTTACAGGCCGAACGCACACGCTTGGCCTGGCGACGTTCCGTGATGTCGCTGGTGGTGGCGTCGTTGGTTTGTCTGCGAGGGTTGACTCGCGTCACGGGCGCGTCGGCGATCTTCTACGTGGCAGTAGCGCTGAGCTGCATCGTCATCGTGTCCGTCGTTTGCATCCGGCGCTCGCGGGTGGTGGAGGCCGCGCTGAGGGTGGGCCGGGCGCTGCCGGGTGGCGCCGCTCTCTGCATGTTCGCGGGGGCGTGCTCAGTCAGCGCGATGTCCGCCATCGCGATCCTGGCATCGAGCCTGCGCTGA